Genomic window (Rosa chinensis cultivar Old Blush chromosome 6, RchiOBHm-V2, whole genome shotgun sequence):
tctctaatactcgtttatgtccgtagtcattagaggtaatgcaaaggaattcttatccattctcacaatgtgtttccacatgaaaaccattggctctttatatctttcaaataataaagttcagaatttaacacatgtccatgacattgaataataatgcaacactttattaataaggaaaatagccaatgattacatcaaggtTTCCAAACTCTATTCcataataaaatcaaactttagacaaattgtagtttTACTCAAttcgtttggtaactccaatgaaatatgacccgaaaagtagagagagatgttggtggagcgaggctcgcttaagtaccccGATcttaattactttcctagacatcatacttcatttgatgcgccacatgagaaagagttaatacaattgtcatttattgactaaggcacatttgccattttattggaaaatagaaaggactattctaatcaaagtctgcggcatcctcgtgctctttatttgcagctttgaagtcctcagtGGTGAGAGTGAtatcttcaccatcttcatcttcagcaaGATTGATATCTTCATCTTCAGCAAGATTGGTTTCTTGCTCTTTCAATTGCCTATACTCcttgtagcttgcagctagttgggTACTTGCatggcattgcttgaaccaatgctcaattgatccacatcgatgacacatgtcattgtggttaccTCCCTTTATTTGAGGTGCAGGTTGTGCACgttgtggatattccctaggGGGGGTTACTGCTACTACCACGTCTCATGGTgcgacctccacggcccatGGTGCTACCTTGACGGCCCATGGTTTTGCCATATCCACCTCTCCCACATGTGGAGTTGCCACCACGTGTGTCCGCTCTAAAGTTGCGGTTTCCTTCTTTATtggggcggttatatggactcaTTCGTCCTTCATGTCCCCTGTtattagggtaccgctccttgcgccctcttttgggtgcattataattcgcctcacgaACGCTGTTGGTTCCAATgggtcttgaattataattctttatgaggatgttgtcgtgcttttcagctaccgaCATAATATTGATGAACTCATTAAACCTCGTAATTCATCCAGCATTGACTTTagtgcgatattgctttgaCATCACAAGTGCTGCGACGGGGAAGGtgaagagagttttctcaattagttcttctTTTGTGAGAGGTTTTTCACAGAACCTCAACATAGCTTtgaggcgaagagcttctgaattgtattcagcaacagacttgaagtcggagaAGCATATATTGTTCCACTGaatcttcaagtcagggaggagggaatcttggatattgccaaggcgctcttctagcgctacccataggttGCTTGCATCTTTGATTGACatgtactccaatctgagtgccttgtccatatggcgtcacaTCAAGATAAGTGCTTGAGCATACTTTGTGGGTGTTCGTTAGAACACAAGGCCCTGGtcaggtgcctggattatgggcaatatccctctcgcagtgagatggttctcaacgtcggttacCCAGCCATGGTATtctgagcctgttgagtcaagcattggaaagtcgagtctaggttcattcgacatcctgaaaaataagaagagaagatatattggTTTTCGagtttaaacttccacgaaaactaaaataataagatttccgagctatgctaccaagaaatcaatttccaagaatatttggattagaccaaaacaatgatgtttgcggacgctcttagtccgaatattatgaacactcttagttcattgattatgaacgctcttagttcgtttagcgtgaatccccacgattccgcttttagtCGATAAATTGAtacttgcggacgctcttagtccgaatattatgaacactcttagttcatagattacgaacgctcttagttcgtttagcgtgaatttctATAATTCCGCTTTTTGATTACAAGTCcctgaaaagaagagaaaaggaatacaaactcaaaaacaggaactttaatatttaaaacttacttgttgaaactGAACAGATCCCATttcaaatggtgtacaggtctcaaaacaactccaacatggctgaaattttgagatCAGATATAAGAGACATAGATGaaaaactttgatgaagaaaggattttgatTAGATGTCCCGAAAAGGACGTTGCTCGGCGTGcaagcaggctgatctgcacaggaatgaGCGTgatgaacagctcccacttcggatggtgtacaggtctcaaaacgactttAACAGGGATGAAATTTTGAGGTCATATAGAAGAtacagagatgaacaactttgatgaagaaaataTTTTAATCAGAGGTCCTGAACAAGATGTTTCGGGGCGTTCAAaaaggctgatctgcacagggaCGAGCGCAGGGGCAGCGCaaggtatggctagcaagggataggagctcgtgctgataacgtgtttaaggacaagcataaattaacagagagagagagagagtaatgttgCAGAGAGAATGGAGATTCAAGTGTGTTATTCATCTCCAAAAAAAGTGTATTTATAGGAGTACATTTGTAGTGTGAATGCTCAAAGAGAAAACCAATTTTGTGACTACTTGATTTACAGCTGCTACTACACATGGGGCTGCAATGATGAAATctgccatgcttgttgcctCTTGGGATAAAGCATGTCATACAAGTctttatacactcaagtacctattacatgatatagacatttatactatgactcatgtATACTACAACAAATATGAGGTACTGAGGTAGCATTATTATCAATGATATGGCCTCGTCAGCAAAATTTATGTAACACGTACACCAGACTGAGTCCGGCAATCATTCCAGAAGTTTATACTTGCCCCAACACCAATTCTCCATTCATGATGGCCTCTCTACTTTGtgattcagttttttttttttttttgaaagaggatcaaaggatttgactcttacccccatggtgactcgaacccatgacttccaTTTTagatagtgggtgctctaaccactgagctaacactacttcatcactttgtgattcaatttttattttattttatttcatcttatttaaattttttttttttgctaattgTTACAGGGAAAAATTGGTAGTttgaaacaaaaaattgaatGGCAGGATGAAAGTCCAGTACCAATTTAATAAAAATCTAAGCAAAaatgccaaaagaaaaaagaatgcaGCATCATCGGACCAGAAAAAGCACTGCCGTTGTCTTCACATTGCACATGCCTCCCTCGTTTTCTTATGGACTAGATACAATTCGAGTTCGGCTCATTTTCAGTTTGTTTAGCTTGTGTCCTTGAAAGAAATGAGTTGAGCTTAATCTCAATGTTAAGCTTGAAAAGCCGAGCTTGAATTCTAGAATATTCAGCTTGTAAAACATGTGAGCAGCATTTATATTGACTATGTTCATGCCTATCTCGTTTGCTAAAACTTACATGACAGTACttaaatatttaaaagaacTCTTAAAAGAGCTAAAATCGCTTTACCTCTCTGAACTTTACATCTAAAATGGTTTGAGCCCCTATACTTTTAATTTGATCACATGTACCCTTAAAATCTCCAATTTGATCGATCTCCAAGTTGAGACTTAAAATTGAGTCCAAATTAGCCGGAATAGTGATTTGAGTTCATCTTAATAGTATTCAAAAGGACTCATATTTAGATCCCGAATATGAATCATTTCCAGTTTTCCACTGTGGAATAGGCAGTAGGCTCAAATGTGAGTCTTATACCTCAtgtcatacaaaaaaaaaaaaatcattcccaaaatcAGATTTCATTAGTCCTCCATCTCATTTCGGACCCTTAGATCAAGTTCAACCACATTAGGACTCATCCTACCCTTCCATTTTTTCACATGCTAGTACAACTGTAAAACCTTTTAATGTCCAAGAAGAGACTTTTTATGTTTCATCAGCAAAGCGTGGAAGTATAGACTATAGACAGATCAGTGTCTCATCTTCTAGTCTTctagtcttcttcttccaaaaagtCTCCGTCTAGAACCCGATCAAAACTCAACTCCACATCATTCCCAAAATCAGATTTCATTAGTCCTCCATCTCATTTCGGACCCTTAGATCAAGTCCAACCACATTAGGATTCATCCCACCCTTCCATTTCTGTCCAAGAAGAGACTCTTTTTATGTTTCATCATCAAAGCGTGGAAGTATGTATTTCATCTTctagtcttcttcttccaaaaagtCTTCGTCTTCTACTCTTCTAGTCGTCTTCTTCCAAAGAAATTGTAAGTATGTATTTCAATTTGTTCAATTCAATGGATTCAACTTGGAGAAAATAAGATTGATTTCGAATACATGATATGCCGATTATATTGTTACTTTTGGGCAGAGACAGTCATTAACTCATAATCGATCGTTTCTTCGATCACTGGTGAGGTGAGGACGAAATTGCCATTGCTGGCTTGCTGTGATCCTAGCTTGGATTGGAGCAGTTTTTCAGGTTTGTACAGTGGAATATTCTAGGTTTTATGTAACACCAATTTCATATTAATTTGAAAGAAAGCTTTAGTTGATTAAATGTTGGAAGAAACGATTAAATGTTGAAAGAAAGCTGTTTTGCTTTAGGCCTATAGTTCAGAATCCATTTGATTTAATAGATCGATCACTTGTAAGTTCAAAGGTTATTATGGGTTCTTTTTCTAATATGCTTGATCTAGGAGTTGTTTTGAATGATATATTTTTATTGCAGGTTACTTGTTATATATTAACTTGATAAGTTACACGGTTATAAAGCCTGAGCCAATGTCGGAGGATAATCAAGAACCGGTTGATGTTGATGCCCCTGCATCTCTTCCTTCATCATCAGCTCCTCGGTGGAAGCATGATGTGTTTTTGAGTTTCAGGGGTGCAGACACTCGTAAGAGTATTGCATCCTTTTTATACCATCAACTGCAAAAAAGACAAATCAAAACATTCATGGATGACCAAGACCTTCAGGTAGGGGATGTTATTTCTCCCACCCTCCTAACGGCAATTAAAGAATCAAGGTTTGCAATTATTGTTCTCTCTCAAAACTATGCCTCTTCCACTTGGTGTTTGGAGGAACTTAGAAACATTTGTGAATGCATGGAAGAAGACAACAATAGAATTCTGCCACTTTTTTATTATGTGGATCCTACTGATGTACGATATCAGAAGAGGAGTTTCAGAGATGCTTTTACTAGGCATGAAACATCAGGGCAACACAGATCAGAGAAGGTGCAGCAGTGGAGAGATGCTTTAAAAAAAGTGGCAAATTTCTCTGGATGGCACACACAGAATTATAAGTAAGCatgatgaaacttttttttaatcagtaATACTTGTGCTTTTCAATTTAGCATTAATTTTCTCGATGATTTTTTGACCCATAATGCTTACTTGCagaactgaaaaagaacttttGGATGCCATTGAGGAATCTGTGTGCAATAAATTACGACCTACTGGACTTGAGTTTAAATTGTGCATCGGAGGTTTTGAAGCATTTGCAGCAACAAAGCAAGCCATTGATAAGGTCATGAATGCGCTAAAAGATGATGAGGCCACTACCATTGGAGTCTACGGAATGGGGGGTGTTGGAAAGACAACAATGGTGAAATATGTTGGAGAACAAGCCCAAAAAAGTAGGCTTTTTAATCAAGTGATTATGGCTGTCGTATCCCAAAACCCTGACTTGATGAAAATTCAAGAGACATTTGCAGAACTGCTAGGCTTTAAATTGGAGGAGAAGACAGAAATTGGAAGAGCCATTAAATTGAAGGAGAAGATAATGAGAGGAACCGGGATCCTCATAATCTTGGATGACATTTGGAAGAGAATAGACTCTTCAAGCATAGGAATTCCGAGCCACAAAGAACTCCAAAGATGCAATTCCAAAGTTCTACTGACCACCAGAAAATTGAGTGTTTGCCGTTCCATGGATTGCCATCCAAACATACATCTCAATATCTTATCAGAAGAAGATTCTTGGAGCTTATTTGTGAAGGAAGCAAGGAAGTCTTTTGACAAATCATCCAATCTCTATGATGTAGCACGTAAGGTGGCTAGAGAATGCGCTGGTCTACCGATTGCTTTGATAGCAGTTGCGAGGGCCCTTCAAGAGGAAGATTTGGACGGATGGAAAGAAGCTGCTCGACGACTTAAAGAGTCTCAACCTCCCATCCTTGAAGATGAGGGAGATGTGTTCAAATGCATAAAGTTAAGCTATGATTACTTGAAATCTGATGATTCCAAATCATGCTTCTTGCTTTGCTGCCTGTTCCCCGAAGATTATGATATCCCAATTGAATACTTGTTCAAGTATGGATTTGGGAAAGGAATGTTTCAAGATTCAAACTTGCTAGAAGCCCGAGCCACAACATATTTAGTGGTGAAGGCCCTTAAAGATTCTAGCTTGCTTTTGGACGCTAGAGATGACAGATATGTAAGGATGCATGATGTCATTCGGGATATGGCAATCTTAATTTCATTATCTGAAGGCCAGCGGTTCTTGGTGAAAGCTGGCTGTGAATTGAAGAATTGGCCACAGATTGATGCACATAAAGGCTACTATGGAATCTCACTAATGGAGAACAAGATTTGCAAGCTGCCCCAAGAGTTGGTATGTCCAAATCTCCATATTTTATTACTGCAACACAATGCTTCTCTAAATGAGATCCCAAAATCTTTTCTCCAAAGTCAGAATGAATTAAGAGTCTTGGATCTTAGCGACACTGGTATTTCATTACTACCCCAATCAATCAGTTTCTTAACCAACCTTCAAGCTTTGTATTTAGATTACTGTTGGAACATAATTGACATTTCTGTAATCGGAAAACTTCACATGCTTGAGATTCTTAGTATGAGAGGAACTGCTCTGAAAGAAttgtcaagagaaataggaaAGTTGACCAATCTAAGGATGTTGGATGTCAGTGCTGAATTTAATCCACGGACATGGAAATTTGATGGACGTATTGCCACAATTCCATCTGAAGTGATATCAAAGTTGCATAAATTAGAAGAACTGTACATGCAGTGTGGATTTTGGGACTGGGGGAGTAAAATTgatggagaaggagaagaaactaATATTGGTTTTGATGAATTAGCAGGTTTATCATATTTAAGAATTTTGAAAGTTTGCATATCAGATGCAAATTGCATCCCTAAAAGTGTTGAAGTCGAACCGAATTGGGTTTACTTCGATATTAGTATTTGCAGCAACAGTTATAAACAAATGGACCTTAAGAAGTTTCGAGCTAGTGATTCTGGTCATAATTGTAGATCCTTGAGTCTTAATAGTACTGACACAACCATAGGAACCTTTCCAGATTGGTTTGTCAACGCTGTGTTAAACAATACTGAGAGGCTGAGTTATGAAGACTGCAAAGGGCTAAGTAACATTCTTGTGGAATATGACCGTGGGAGGTTATATGGACTGAAAACTCTCTCAGCAAAAGGTTGCTGTGAGAACTTGAAAGAATTGATGAATGCAATAACATGTGTTCCAGATATGCCTGTGTTTGAGAACTTGGGAGAGTTGTATCTATATTACCTGAATGACCTGAAGCAGTTATGTGTTGGTGAGTTACCACCTGGATCTCTCTGCAGTTTGAAATTATTGAAGGTCGTTGGGTGTCGTAACTTGGGGAATGTACTGTTGCCATCAAAATTGTTGCAAAAACTAGCAAATCTGGAAAAACTATCCTGTTCTGTTACTAAAATGGAATATGTGTTTGGATGTGAAGGCTTTGAGCATTATCAAACAAATCTGAGAGAGATGGATTTATGGGATCTAGGCTCAGTAAGAAGCATATGTAATGGTCCTGCTCCACGTGGAATGTTCCAGACACTAAACGATTTGGTCATTGACAATTGCAACTTCCAGGGAAGCCTCTTCACATTTGATGTAGCTCAGTGTCTTTTTCAATTGAAAGACCTTTATGTATCCAAATGCCCTTTCTTGGAAAGAGTAATCGAAGCAAGGAAGGAATCATTGATCAACAAGAAGACCGTTCTTCCAAATTTGAAGAACTTATATTTACAATATCTTCCCATGTTGTACAATGGAAGTGCTACTATTGATTTTGAGTGTCCTTCATTGGAAAACTTGGGTATCGAGGACTGCCCCCACTTGTCATTTCCATCCTCTGCTTCTGACTACTTCCACAGCAGGAAGCAAGTCCTTTTCAATGATCCTCTTCATCTGAATCAGTTTCATATGAAAGTTACAGTACGTCGGGTCGTATATAATTGGTAGGCTAgtttcactactagcaaaataacaacacacacggatttactgtagtaAAAAGCTACAGATATCCGTGCAAAATATAAATACTAatagaaatccgtgtgaaatgagcataattaggcccacaataatttatacaataacaatatcaacggaaatccgtgtgcataaacaacagtaacagatatctgtgtaaaaactaaaacattttcacacggatatttgtgtgaaaatcaattcacactgatttctgtatgtattataaattagtttatttcgaaatcattaattttttatgttatgtgaattatggagggacagatttccgttacaataagtatttggtacagatttctgtgtgaaatgagtaacacacaaATATCTATGTGAAAAGAGCATAATTGGGCCCCACAGtcatttatacaataacaatatcaacggaaattAGTGTGAATAAACAGCagtaacagatgtctgtgtaaacGCTAAAATATTTTtgcacggatatctgtgtgaaaatcaattcacactgatttctgtacgtattacaaattagtttatttcgaaatcattaatttttttttgttatgtgaATTACGGAGGGACAGATTTCCGTTACGATAAGTATTTGATTGAGTAACACACGAATATCTatgtgaaatgagtaacacacgAATATTTGTGTGAAATGAATaacacacaaatatctgtgtgaaaagaacaattagctatagaattccgtgtgaaaaactcTATTAGAGACATAATTCCGTGTAAACAATCGAATAACAATTAACATGACAGTTATCGGATACCGAGGTAAATACACACGAATATCAGTTGCAAATGTATATGTATTTCACAGGGATTTCTGTGGCAAAATAACttgaaagaaaattattatcaataaaaataaaagctaatGACTAATTATTTAGTTTCAAAAAATAAGGGCAGGCCAATCAATTTATTCCCGCTCAATATTTGGATATTCCCACGGATTACTGTGGGTGCTGTTGTAAATATTTAAATGACAATAGATGATAGCTATTGGGTTACCGAGGTaaattcacacagatatctgtaataaatgtaaatgtatttcacacggatttttgTATGAAATATTATAAACACACAGATTTTTGTGCATCAATGCTGCTTAAAACCAGATTACCAAATAAAACACTTAACCAAAATCTAAAGCCTCCTCCGAATTatcctctgtctctctctctctcatctcctccaCCCACTGCCCCCTCCCTCACCCTCTTCTCcgcctctccctctctctgctCCTCCGCCCAttgctctccctctctctcatatcCCAGCTCCTCTTCTCTGCCTCCATCTCTTTCATCTCCAAATTGTTTTGGTTTAATGGAGGACAGAGGAACTagatttgttttctctctccttcgacACCCACTTCCGGTCACCACCGTGACTCACCTCCACCATCACGGACCTCATCGACCTCCGACGAGTTTAACGCAGCCTCCTTGACTTCCGGCAACAACCCACACACCGACGTTGCTCACTTCCACTATCAAGCACCGCCTCCCTCCACTCCATCCTTCCCTCTTCTCTGTGCCGGCGTCTCTTCCTCCACCTCTACCGCCGCCCAAGAAATTGGCCGGCACCAACATGCTTCTGTTCTTTTCTCttcacttttgttttgtttaacacTGTTTTGTTTTGCAGGATCTTttcccttttgttttgtttttacttgTCTTTTTTATAACTGTTGTGGGTTTTCCTTTTCATGGTAGAATTCCCCAACCAGATTTGGTTCCTTGAAATGCATTGGTAGCTGGTTATTCGTCAAATGGATTGGATTGGGAAGCATTGGTAGCTGGTGTTCGTGCTTGTAAGTCTCTTCATTGCTTTGCTATCAAGTTTGGATGCTTTTCGAATGATTTTAGGGTTCCTGCTTTGATTTCAATGTACGCCGGGGACGGGGATTTATGTGGCGCTAGAAACTTGTTTGATTCTGTAGTGTAAAAGAATGTTCCTGTTTGGAATGCCATGATTTCTGCATATACACAAAGGCAAGAGCTGTCGACCAGGTACTTGATCTATTCTAAAGCAATAAATTGATCTTTTCCAAAGCAGTATATGTGCTGATACATGCAAGGGGTAAAGCACTATGAGGAAATGGCCAACCTCTTTAAGCATTCCTCTAGAACAGAGTAGGAGCTTTGGGCAATAATCTCTTCAAATGTACAACTGGGATGGATGAAAAGGCCCAACCTTGATCGGATTAACAAAAATTGTGAAATATGTacttttgattttctttctttatgtaATTTTGTGTGAATTGTGGAGTTTCATATATTTGTGTATTTGTCTGATTTATTTCCACCTTCAATAACAATGTATTCCGGAAAGCAGCCTTGTTTTTTGTAATCCAAGAATTTACTTTGGTATGaaatgtaaaaaatatcttgctATGAATATAAAGTTTAAATATTTTcgattgagttgtggatttgttcattttattgtaaatatttgtagtATATTTattgtagaaaaataaaagtattattatgtttaggttgcaaattaattagttgaaattttttttttttaacatgttGTTACTTTTACACACAGAAATTAGTGAGAGTTAGGGTATAGGGATCTCACACGGAAATCCATGTCAATAAGGTTATAgattttgacacagaaatcagtgtgagttGTATCCTGCACATTAATCAATGTGAAATAGAGTTTACATATTTGGCACAGAATTCcatgtgaaatagagttgtttaTACGGACTGCATTTTGTTATggtattttatatttatagaaagATTGTGGGGCCCACgtataatattcacacggacaacataatccgtgtgagatgagtaTTACCCCCCTCCAAACCACACAATAACTCAATCTGTGCGTGTACGGTGGGTAAAAGCTATCACGCACTGAAATCCGTGTGATTCTGCCTTATTACACACAGATTAAAATTTGAGTTCCTGCTAGTAaacaaatagaaattaaaagctGTTTTGGTGAGTGATCTATATATAGAGCTTTTCCATATTAACATTATTTATTTGCTTTCTCAATATATCTTAGAGCTTATTTGTTTGCTTTCTTAATCTTTTATTGCAAACGAGTTCCGCTTTCAAAAATTTAATTGGTAGTCGGTTTCTTCAGCTTTCAAACAATGATGGAAGTTTTTTGATTTCTTGATTCTATGTTCCCTAATTGCACCACAATTGTGTGCTTGGGCTTTTAGGTAACATGTGGCTAGGAATTAGGTAGTCGGATTTGCATCATGTTTGAAGGCTTGCTTTTTAATAAGGTATTTGTTAGGTTTGGTGAATAGTATTTGTCAGGTTTGGTTGTTGTTTGATCCTCAGATAATAGATTGTACCTTGAAAGCTGATGTATGTGCTGTTTTGGTCTTATATTTTAATGAATATTTTCTAATTGAAAAAAATGAGAACGAGTTCCGCACATTAGTAGACCAAGTGGATTTTGACTACcagcttatttttcttttttctttatgcaATCAACAGATTATTGcaaaatttaaaaatagaaTCCTTGTACAAATCATGAATTAAATCAATTTCATTTTGTTAGATATTAATTACTTTCATCCAGCATTTTAGACAACCTTGTTTTTCATTTGTGCTAGTAGCTCattttttgtcctttttttttttgagaatgcatTTTTTGTCCATTTAAACACGGAGTGCAATGTAAACAATAGGGAGACATTGTAAAT
Coding sequences:
- the LOC112171257 gene encoding probable disease resistance protein At4g27220; protein product: MSEDNQEPVDVDAPASLPSSSAPRWKHDVFLSFRGADTRKSIASFLYHQLQKRQIKTFMDDQDLQVGDVISPTLLTAIKESRFAIIVLSQNYASSTWCLEELRNICECMEEDNNRILPLFYYVDPTDVRYQKRSFRDAFTRHETSGQHRSEKVQQWRDALKKVANFSGWHTQNYKTEKELLDAIEESVCNKLRPTGLEFKLCIGGFEAFAATKQAIDKVMNALKDDEATTIGVYGMGGVGKTTMVKYVGEQAQKSRLFNQVIMAVVSQNPDLMKIQETFAELLGFKLEEKTEIGRAIKLKEKIMRGTGILIILDDIWKRIDSSSIGIPSHKELQRCNSKVLLTTRKLSVCRSMDCHPNIHLNILSEEDSWSLFVKEARKSFDKSSNLYDVARKVARECAGLPIALIAVARALQEEDLDGWKEAARRLKESQPPILEDEGDVFKCIKLSYDYLKSDDSKSCFLLCCLFPEDYDIPIEYLFKYGFGKGMFQDSNLLEARATTYLVVKALKDSSLLLDARDDRYVRMHDVIRDMAILISLSEGQRFLVKAGCELKNWPQIDAHKGYYGISLMENKICKLPQELVCPNLHILLLQHNASLNEIPKSFLQSQNELRVLDLSDTGISLLPQSISFLTNLQALYLDYCWNIIDISVIGKLHMLEILSMRGTALKELSREIGKLTNLRMLDVSAEFNPRTWKFDGRIATIPSEVISKLHKLEELYMQCGFWDWGSKIDGEGEETNIGFDELAGLSYLRILKVCISDANCIPKSVEVEPNWVYFDISICSNSYKQMDLKKFRASDSGHNCRSLSLNSTDTTIGTFPDWFVNAVLNNTERLSYEDCKGLSNILVEYDRGRLYGLKTLSAKGCCENLKELMNAITCVPDMPVFENLGELYLYYLNDLKQLCVGELPPGSLCSLKLLKVVGCRNLGNVLLPSKLLQKLANLEKLSCSVTKMEYVFGCEGFEHYQTNLREMDLWDLGSVRSICNGPAPRGMFQTLNDLVIDNCNFQGSLFTFDVAQCLFQLKDLYVSKCPFLERVIEARKESLINKKTVLPNLKNLYLQYLPMLYNGSATIDFECPSLENLGIEDCPHLSFPSSASDYFHSRKQVLFNDPLHLNQFHMKVTVRRVVYNW